The Campylobacter concisus genome has a window encoding:
- a CDS encoding AI-2E family transporter has protein sequence MNNRLFFGIFAFCALALVVYLFKPFLLDIFIAALLAVAVANVQIAFLALTKNRKTLSSGLTTFALLCLFIAPLLYAVIEIAKYAAGFDINNVTKTIEFIKNYDFSLPESINFLEPKIKEFIGGLDIKMLFSQVAANLANLGKLSLKFGVDMIIILVFFFFCNLYGNELINYLKEALPLKKEDTESILSEVGNVMGVVFYSTIANMIIQGFLFAIVTSFYGYDGVLTGIFFSFASLIPVVGGFLAWAPISIYEFANGNTAAAITIALYTIIVISFGADTLLKPLVIKFINSKLVKIPTKINELLIFFAMIAGITTFGFWGVILGPAIVTFFVSTIKLYTLLRERNFV, from the coding sequence ATGAATAACAGGCTGTTTTTTGGAATTTTTGCGTTTTGTGCTTTGGCTTTGGTGGTCTATCTTTTTAAACCATTTTTACTTGACATTTTTATCGCAGCGCTACTTGCTGTGGCTGTTGCAAACGTGCAGATCGCATTTTTAGCGCTTACTAAAAACCGCAAAACGCTCTCATCAGGTCTTACGACATTTGCGCTTCTTTGCTTATTTATCGCGCCGCTTCTTTACGCCGTCATCGAGATCGCGAAATACGCAGCTGGCTTTGATATAAACAACGTCACAAAGACGATCGAATTTATCAAAAACTACGACTTTAGCCTGCCAGAGTCGATAAATTTCTTAGAGCCAAAGATCAAGGAATTTATAGGCGGGCTTGATATCAAGATGCTCTTTTCGCAAGTCGCTGCTAATCTTGCAAATTTAGGCAAACTAAGCCTTAAATTTGGCGTTGATATGATCATTATCCTAGTCTTTTTTTTCTTTTGCAACCTTTACGGCAACGAGCTTATAAACTACCTAAAAGAGGCGCTTCCGCTTAAAAAAGAGGACACTGAGTCGATACTTAGCGAGGTTGGTAACGTGATGGGCGTCGTTTTTTACTCAACCATCGCAAATATGATCATCCAGGGCTTTTTATTTGCCATTGTAACCAGTTTTTACGGCTATGACGGCGTGCTAACTGGCATCTTTTTTAGCTTCGCTTCACTCATCCCAGTCGTTGGCGGCTTTTTGGCGTGGGCGCCTATTAGCATTTATGAGTTTGCAAATGGCAACACAGCAGCCGCTATTACGATCGCACTTTACACCATCATCGTGATCTCATTTGGCGCTGATACGCTGCTAAAACCGCTTGTCATTAAATTTATAAACTCAAAACTAGTCAAGATACCAACAAAGATAAACGAGCTACTCATCTTTTTTGCGATGATCGCTGGCATCACGACGTTTGGCTTCTGGGGCGTGATACTTGGACCTGCGATCGTGACATTTTTTGTCTCAACGATCAAGCTTTACACGCTTTTGCGTGAGAGAAATTTCGTATAA
- a CDS encoding HIT family protein, with the protein MIYEDKFIRVEREENELPWVKIFTAKPYRELSDCDEASRARLFEAMLVAEKAMLEFYKPTKINIASFGNYVPHVHIHVIARFEKDAFFPDSVWANEKRKSELELPKFDEFAKFLEKKLRQSFE; encoded by the coding sequence ATGATATATGAAGATAAATTTATAAGAGTTGAGCGCGAAGAGAATGAGCTTCCGTGGGTGAAAATTTTTACTGCTAAGCCCTACCGCGAGCTAAGCGACTGCGATGAGGCGAGTAGAGCTAGGCTTTTTGAGGCGATGCTGGTGGCTGAAAAGGCGATGCTTGAGTTTTATAAACCAACTAAGATAAACATCGCAAGCTTTGGAAACTACGTGCCACACGTGCATATTCACGTTATTGCGAGATTTGAAAAGGACGCGTTTTTCCCAGATAGCGTTTGGGCTAATGAAAAGAGAAAAAGCGAGCTTGAGCTGCCTAAATTTGATGAGTTTGCTAAATTTTTAGAAAAAAAACTAAGGCAAAGTTTTGAGTAA
- a CDS encoding sensor histidine kinase, translating into MHKSFKIQIIATFVIMSLFCFQSFVILNLSQKNSSSKALFGAMKHETIIKNSFLKNENIASSLKYKFAIYDVNFKPVISTLSKEPSSFKFVTLEEGGYLFYKSFFIKDKTPYYIVVEKELDNKKNIFLTAIMLLVILVAVLFIVYFLYLSSVKPYKEFQKYMNNFFNDAMHELKTPLGVAGMNLEMLGLENKYITRIKNALKQMQITYEDVEYFIKRGYIKFPLERLNLGEYVKERVKFLSSVADVKHIVVKTNLASEAFTMLSKVEAQRIIDNTITNAIKYSPKESEIIVNLELEDERINLSVQDFGKGIKDVKRVWKRYVREDEIQGGFGLGLNIVSEICQKHDILYGVDSVYNEGSTFYYKFKRA; encoded by the coding sequence ATGCACAAGAGCTTTAAGATCCAGATCATAGCGACATTTGTCATAATGTCGCTCTTTTGCTTTCAAAGCTTTGTGATCTTAAATTTAAGTCAGAAAAATAGCAGCTCAAAGGCTCTCTTTGGCGCTATGAAGCATGAAACCATCATTAAAAATTCATTTCTAAAAAACGAAAATATAGCTAGCTCATTAAAGTATAAATTTGCGATTTATGACGTAAATTTTAAACCAGTCATCTCAACGCTTAGCAAAGAGCCAAGTAGCTTTAAATTTGTAACTCTAGAAGAGGGCGGATATCTTTTTTACAAGAGCTTTTTTATAAAAGATAAGACCCCTTACTACATCGTCGTAGAAAAGGAGCTTGATAACAAAAAGAACATCTTTTTAACAGCTATCATGCTGCTTGTTATCCTTGTGGCGGTGCTTTTTATCGTCTATTTTTTATATCTAAGCAGCGTTAAGCCTTACAAAGAGTTTCAAAAGTATATGAACAACTTCTTTAACGACGCTATGCACGAGCTAAAGACCCCACTTGGCGTAGCTGGCATGAACCTTGAGATGCTTGGACTTGAAAACAAGTATATAACCCGCATCAAAAATGCCCTAAAACAGATGCAAATAACCTACGAAGATGTCGAGTACTTCATAAAACGAGGCTACATCAAATTTCCACTTGAGAGGTTAAATTTAGGCGAATACGTTAAAGAGCGAGTGAAATTTCTCTCAAGCGTAGCTGATGTCAAGCACATCGTGGTAAAGACAAATTTAGCAAGCGAGGCATTTACTATGCTAAGCAAGGTAGAAGCTCAGCGCATCATCGATAACACCATCACAAATGCCATAAAATACAGCCCAAAAGAGAGCGAGATAATAGTAAATTTAGAGCTTGAAGATGAGCGCATCAATCTTAGCGTGCAGGACTTTGGCAAGGGGATAAAGGACGTTAAAAGGGTCTGGAAGCGCTACGTCAGAGAGGATGAAATCCAAGGCGGCTTTGGCCTTGGGCTAAATATCGTCAGTGAAATTTGTCAAAAACATGACATTTTATACGGCGTTGATAGCGTTTATAATGAAGGTAGCACCTTTTACTATAAATTTAAACGAGCTTAG
- the ruvB gene encoding Holliday junction branch migration DNA helicase RuvB has protein sequence MDRIVEIEKVSFENDFEVSLRPTKFEDYIGQEKIKQNLDVFIKAAKKRNECLDHVLFYGPPGLGKTTLAHIIANEMGVSIKMTAAPMIEKSGDLAAILTNLQEGDVLFIDEIHRLSPAIEEVLYPAMEDFRLDIIIGSGPAAQTIKIDLPKFTLIGATTRAGMISAPLRDRFGMDFRLQFYTSSELSRIVQIASAKLGKECDKNASLEIAKRSRATPRIALRLLKRIRDFAEVNDEQIISHERAKEGLNALGVNSLGFDEMDIRYLEILMQARRRPMGLSTIAAALSEDEGTVEDVIEPYLLANGFIERTAKGRIASAKCFETFNIKIDIEKGLFE, from the coding sequence TTGGATAGAATCGTTGAAATCGAAAAAGTAAGCTTTGAAAATGACTTTGAAGTCTCGCTTAGACCGACAAAATTTGAAGACTATATCGGTCAAGAAAAGATAAAACAAAATTTAGATGTCTTTATAAAAGCCGCCAAAAAGCGAAACGAGTGCCTAGATCACGTGCTATTTTACGGCCCTCCAGGGCTTGGTAAAACTACACTCGCTCACATCATCGCAAACGAAATGGGCGTAAGTATCAAAATGACCGCAGCGCCGATGATAGAAAAGAGTGGCGACCTAGCGGCGATCCTTACAAATTTACAAGAGGGCGACGTGCTCTTTATCGATGAGATCCACCGCCTAAGCCCAGCTATCGAAGAGGTGCTCTATCCTGCGATGGAGGACTTTAGGCTAGACATCATCATTGGCTCAGGGCCAGCTGCCCAGACTATCAAGATAGACCTGCCAAAATTTACGCTAATAGGCGCAACGACGCGTGCTGGCATGATCTCAGCGCCTTTAAGAGACCGCTTTGGGATGGACTTTAGGTTGCAGTTTTACACAAGCAGCGAGCTAAGCCGCATCGTGCAGATCGCCTCTGCCAAGCTTGGCAAAGAGTGCGATAAAAACGCCTCGCTTGAGATCGCCAAACGCTCACGTGCCACGCCAAGGATTGCTCTTAGATTATTAAAGCGAATTCGCGACTTTGCCGAGGTAAATGACGAGCAAATCATCAGCCACGAGCGTGCAAAAGAGGGGCTTAACGCGCTTGGGGTAAATTCGCTTGGATTTGACGAGATGGATATTAGGTATTTAGAAATTTTGATGCAAGCAAGGCGCCGTCCTATGGGGCTTAGCACGATCGCAGCGGCACTTAGCGAGGATGAGGGCACGGTTGAGGATGTCATCGAGCCATATCTGCTTGCAAATGGCTTTATCGAGCGCACCGCAAAGGGTAGGATCGCAAGTGCGAAGTGCTTTGAGACCTTTAACATCAAGATCGACATCGAAAAAGGGCTTTTTGAGTAG
- a CDS encoding 4Fe-4S dicluster domain-containing protein, protein MKKYMMIHDENLCIGCQGCSVACRSANNVPRGLYRLQVHAKMSGTFPNLKTDFLRQSCVMCEDAPCVEVCPTGASFKTADGVTLLDHRICVSCKYCILACPYDARYVLPDGEIGKCTFCYESRLEEGKDPACVSVCPTNALTFGDVNDENSKISKKLKESKYYLPKAELNTKPSLAMIANTKGAHHE, encoded by the coding sequence ATGAAAAAATATATGATGATACATGATGAAAATTTATGCATCGGCTGTCAAGGCTGTTCGGTAGCTTGCAGAAGTGCAAATAACGTACCAAGGGGACTTTACCGCTTGCAGGTGCATGCAAAGATGAGTGGGACATTTCCAAATTTAAAGACTGACTTTTTGCGTCAAAGCTGCGTTATGTGTGAAGATGCACCTTGTGTTGAGGTTTGTCCAACTGGAGCTAGCTTTAAAACGGCTGATGGCGTGACGCTGCTTGATCACAGAATTTGCGTTAGTTGCAAGTACTGCATCCTAGCCTGTCCATACGACGCTCGCTACGTCTTACCAGATGGCGAGATAGGCAAATGCACATTTTGCTATGAGAGCAGGCTAGAAGAGGGCAAAGACCCAGCTTGTGTTAGCGTCTGCCCTACAAATGCCCTAACTTTTGGCGACGTAAATGATGAAAACTCTAAAATTTCAAAGAAACTAAAAGAGAGCAAATACTACTTGCCAAAAGCGGAGTTAAACACAAAACCTTCACTTGCGATGATCGCAAATACAAAAGGAGCACACCATGAATAA
- a CDS encoding response regulator transcription factor, with amino-acid sequence MKILLLEDDLGFQESVCEFLQTLGYEVTAVSDGQEACDLIEKNFYHLFILDIKVPGVNGHEVIKYIRSLNPNAPIMITTSLVDIDDMAIGYELGCNEYLKKPFELAELKFRVAELMRKYYGTDDKNIVKINNEFSFNLNKRVLLKDGKMVDLSAKEVALVECLVSHLNSYVSMEELRDLVWNDKEIEGADIRMHVLKIRNKTNNNFIISKRRIGYKIDAQEL; translated from the coding sequence TTGAAGATTTTGCTTTTAGAAGATGATTTGGGGTTTCAAGAGAGCGTCTGTGAGTTTTTGCAGACGCTTGGTTATGAAGTTACAGCGGTGAGCGACGGTCAAGAGGCTTGTGATCTGATAGAAAAAAATTTCTATCACCTTTTTATACTTGACATAAAAGTGCCTGGAGTAAATGGTCACGAGGTCATCAAGTATATAAGAAGTCTAAATCCAAACGCTCCTATCATGATAACGACATCTTTAGTTGATATAGATGATATGGCGATTGGCTACGAGCTTGGCTGTAACGAGTATCTAAAAAAGCCATTTGAGCTAGCTGAGCTTAAATTTAGAGTTGCTGAGCTTATGAGAAAGTACTATGGCACTGATGATAAAAACATAGTTAAGATAAATAACGAGTTTAGCTTTAACCTAAATAAACGTGTGCTACTTAAAGATGGCAAGATGGTTGATCTTAGCGCAAAAGAGGTCGCTTTGGTCGAGTGTTTGGTCTCACATCTAAATTCTTACGTCAGCATGGAGGAGCTTAGAGATCTTGTCTGGAACGACAAAGAGATCGAGGGCGCTGATATAAGGATGCACGTTTTAAAGATAAGAAATAAGACAAACAATAACTTCATCATCTCAAAGAGGCGCATAGGCTACAAGATAGATGCACAAGAGCTTTAA
- the phsA gene encoding thiosulfate reductase PhsA has protein sequence MSLNRREFLKFSAGVSAAASSLSGGALQGAANGGEKHVHSFCEMCSSRCPIEAKVVDGKVRFLSGNPKAGGTATSLCARGGSGLSQLYDENRIKKPLIRAGERGENKWREVSWDEALDYVASKMLEIKQKYGPESFIFTCKSSQTHKLMVNFASAYGSPNCFSHFSCCPITYQMVCEQMYGIAKLKRDFANAKYVVNFGHNLFEGIVIADAKKLAKFAASKDTKLLVLEPRFSVVAAKADEWLPVKPGTDLAFVLALINTWIQNGTYDKEFIEKFTTGFDEIVKSVEGKTPEWQESITGIKASDVRRIADEIYKAAPRVIIDFGHKTTTTRAEYMRTKAIMVANAMMGNWEVKGGLFGGKNAKTFNKLVGEDKFPVLKNPDDKFKVPKVTRLDFAGEAGAHKFVSRKHGVLMDIDNAILNEKPYAIKGWFNIRFNHLINVAETMKSIEAMKKLELIVVSDVYLNDMATFADVILPESSYLERDEGIEDKSGLKPAYMIRNKVVDPVGDTKDGAFIFRELARRMKIDELYTWNDIREFRMQQAGGDINLLAALEKDGFITWDEPGILFREKGMIDKFIAKYPVASKFVGENGLMDDMAKLKTKSGKIELYLPDVEAQFEGYGALNDKDMDTFDGHELCLTCGKTPIHTNGHTQAVPFLNDLMSDSPIWINPNTAKKQNLRDGDTVLVKNKFGEQKGKLMVTEGIREDTLFIYHGFGHITPGLKSIDHVGLNTSVLLDPAEGPVAATMVTNVGVSISKA, from the coding sequence ATGAGCTTAAATAGAAGAGAATTTTTAAAATTCAGTGCAGGAGTTAGCGCGGCTGCATCATCTCTATCAGGTGGTGCTTTGCAAGGTGCTGCAAATGGAGGCGAAAAACACGTTCATAGCTTTTGTGAGATGTGCTCTTCAAGGTGTCCTATCGAAGCAAAAGTCGTTGATGGCAAAGTTCGCTTTTTAAGTGGCAATCCAAAAGCTGGCGGCACAGCAACCTCTCTTTGTGCAAGGGGTGGCTCAGGCTTAAGTCAGCTCTATGATGAAAATAGGATCAAAAAGCCATTAATCAGAGCTGGCGAGAGAGGCGAAAATAAATGGCGCGAGGTTAGCTGGGACGAGGCGCTTGATTATGTCGCTTCAAAGATGCTTGAGATCAAGCAAAAGTATGGTCCTGAAAGCTTTATATTTACCTGTAAAAGCTCGCAAACGCATAAGCTAATGGTAAATTTTGCCTCAGCTTATGGCTCGCCAAACTGCTTTTCGCACTTTTCATGCTGTCCGATCACCTACCAAATGGTCTGCGAGCAGATGTATGGCATCGCTAAGCTAAAAAGAGACTTTGCAAATGCAAAATACGTTGTAAATTTTGGTCACAACCTCTTTGAGGGTATCGTCATAGCTGATGCCAAAAAGCTTGCTAAATTTGCAGCCAGCAAGGACACAAAGCTACTTGTGCTTGAGCCAAGATTTAGCGTTGTAGCTGCAAAGGCCGATGAGTGGCTACCAGTTAAACCTGGCACTGACCTAGCATTTGTGCTAGCACTCATCAATACTTGGATACAAAATGGCACTTACGATAAAGAATTTATTGAGAAATTTACAACTGGCTTTGATGAGATCGTAAAGAGTGTCGAGGGCAAAACACCTGAGTGGCAAGAGAGCATCACTGGTATAAAAGCAAGCGATGTCAGACGCATCGCTGATGAAATTTACAAAGCTGCTCCAAGAGTTATCATCGACTTTGGTCACAAGACAACTACCACAAGAGCTGAATACATGAGGACAAAAGCCATTATGGTGGCAAATGCGATGATGGGCAACTGGGAGGTTAAGGGCGGCCTTTTTGGTGGTAAAAATGCAAAGACCTTTAACAAACTGGTTGGCGAGGATAAATTTCCAGTCCTTAAAAACCCAGATGATAAATTTAAAGTGCCAAAAGTCACTAGACTAGACTTTGCTGGCGAGGCTGGAGCGCATAAATTTGTAAGCAGAAAACATGGCGTTTTGATGGATATAGATAACGCTATCTTAAACGAGAAGCCTTACGCCATAAAAGGCTGGTTTAACATCCGCTTTAACCACCTCATAAACGTGGCTGAGACGATGAAGAGCATAGAGGCGATGAAGAAGCTTGAGCTCATCGTAGTAAGCGATGTCTATCTAAACGATATGGCGACCTTTGCTGATGTCATTTTGCCTGAGAGCAGTTACCTAGAGCGTGACGAGGGCATAGAGGACAAGTCAGGTCTAAAACCAGCTTATATGATAAGAAATAAAGTCGTTGATCCAGTTGGCGACACGAAGGACGGGGCGTTTATCTTTAGAGAGCTAGCACGCCGCATGAAGATAGATGAGCTTTACACTTGGAACGACATACGTGAGTTTAGGATGCAACAAGCTGGCGGAGATATAAATTTACTTGCCGCTCTAGAAAAAGATGGCTTTATCACGTGGGATGAGCCGGGAATTTTGTTTAGAGAAAAAGGCATGATCGATAAATTTATCGCTAAATATCCAGTAGCATCTAAATTTGTAGGTGAAAATGGTTTAATGGACGATATGGCTAAGCTTAAAACAAAAAGCGGCAAGATAGAGCTATATCTGCCTGATGTCGAGGCGCAGTTTGAAGGATATGGCGCGCTAAATGACAAAGATATGGACACATTTGACGGACACGAGCTTTGCTTAACTTGTGGTAAAACGCCTATTCATACAAACGGCCACACTCAAGCAGTTCCATTTTTAAATGACCTTATGAGCGATAGCCCTATCTGGATCAATCCAAACACCGCCAAAAAGCAAAATTTACGTGACGGCGACACGGTCTTAGTCAAAAATAAATTTGGCGAGCAAAAGGGCAAGCTTATGGTGACTGAGGGCATTAGAGAAGATACGCTCTTTATCTATCACGGCTTTGGACACATCACACCAGGTCTTAAGAGCATAGATCACGTAGGGCTTAACACAAGCGTGCTTCTTGATCCAGCTGAGGGTCCAGTGGCTGCGACTATGGTTACAAATGTTGGCGTTAGCATAAGTAAAGCGTAA
- the nrfD gene encoding NrfD/PsrC family molybdoenzyme membrane anchor subunit has protein sequence MNNMSGSLAQYTEIYWGWPIAFYLFLAGLSAGASIVAVLISNKFGKDNYYFKAAALIAPVAIILGLALLVLDLGKPLSFYWILLLYNFDSVMSIGVALLLVYTPLSVIYAIGAFKNEIASLKISLFDALANLASKLSGLLGVLLFILGIGVGAYTGFLLSAAHKIALWNTPVLPLLFLVSGLSCAGAFTLLLGVLKDEKRAQKQTAHFLLKFDFLAIVAEFLLIVALFMVVKGTSASGAQSVANALSANSLGLMFYIGVIGLGMAVPIILDLSVLKVHDFKREFAVLNAILVICGVFLLRYYIVYAGQIFI, from the coding sequence ATGAATAACATGTCAGGAAGCCTAGCTCAATACACAGAAATTTACTGGGGCTGGCCGATAGCTTTTTATCTATTTTTAGCAGGACTTAGCGCAGGTGCTAGCATCGTTGCTGTGCTCATCTCAAATAAATTTGGCAAGGATAACTACTACTTTAAAGCAGCCGCTCTTATCGCTCCAGTGGCGATCATCCTTGGACTTGCTCTTTTGGTGCTTGATCTTGGCAAGCCGCTTAGCTTTTACTGGATACTCTTGCTTTACAACTTTGACTCAGTTATGTCAATAGGCGTTGCGCTGCTTCTAGTTTATACGCCTCTTAGCGTTATATACGCGATTGGTGCGTTTAAAAACGAGATCGCATCACTTAAAATTTCACTTTTTGACGCGCTTGCAAATTTAGCTAGTAAGCTTTCAGGTTTGCTTGGAGTTTTGCTTTTCATCTTAGGCATCGGCGTTGGCGCATATACAGGCTTTTTGCTAAGTGCAGCTCACAAGATCGCACTTTGGAACACGCCAGTTTTGCCACTATTATTCTTAGTTTCTGGCTTAAGCTGTGCTGGTGCTTTTACACTGCTTCTTGGCGTGCTAAAAGATGAAAAGAGAGCGCAAAAACAAACTGCACACTTTTTATTAAAATTTGATTTTTTAGCGATCGTAGCCGAGTTTTTGCTGATAGTTGCTCTTTTTATGGTTGTAAAAGGTACAAGTGCAAGTGGTGCGCAGAGCGTAGCAAACGCACTTAGCGCAAATTCACTTGGGCTGATGTTTTATATCGGCGTCATAGGCCTTGGTATGGCTGTGCCTATCATCTTGGACTTAAGCGTTTTAAAGGTGCATGATTTCAAACGCGAATTTGCCGTGCTAAACGCTATTTTAGTCATTTGTGGCGTCTTTTTGCTAAGATATTACATAGTCTATGCAGGACAAATTTTTATTTAA
- a CDS encoding cache domain-containing protein, with protein MSKYKKYFNIYIVLVVFALLGSLFYFLYSSYMAEKKQNNMRVFFDYHVKQLNKSIDDEKFSSMAISILLAQNESIQMCLLGQDRDECVKNIENLTKTLGAASMYNNIKLHLYDKDLKSYVRSWDLNRYGDMIASGRFLVQESRRQNKPMVGIEAWYAGVHIRAVSNVMHEGKNIGSIEVLLNYDSLGNFYKTQGIDLFVLLSKDKMPAHKSAPSDQILSDYYIENLSSANLNIVGILRDIDLKKYEFYVYKTHYFCVVPLLDASNTQIGYYVLHVNTDEKERNISQNYLESEELF; from the coding sequence TTGAGTAAATATAAAAAATATTTTAATATCTATATCGTCCTAGTCGTTTTTGCGCTGCTTGGTAGCCTTTTTTACTTTCTTTATAGCTCATACATGGCTGAAAAAAAGCAAAACAACATGCGCGTCTTTTTTGACTACCACGTAAAGCAACTTAACAAAAGCATCGATGATGAGAAATTTTCATCAATGGCGATCTCGATCTTGCTTGCTCAAAATGAGTCTATACAGATGTGCTTGCTAGGTCAAGACCGCGACGAATGCGTAAAAAACATCGAAAATTTGACCAAAACTCTTGGCGCAGCATCGATGTATAACAACATCAAACTTCATCTTTACGACAAAGATCTAAAAAGCTACGTAAGAAGCTGGGATCTAAACAGATATGGCGATATGATCGCTAGTGGTAGGTTTTTAGTCCAAGAGTCAAGACGTCAAAATAAGCCCATGGTTGGCATCGAGGCGTGGTATGCTGGAGTGCATATAAGGGCTGTTTCAAATGTGATGCATGAGGGCAAAAATATCGGTAGCATCGAGGTTTTGCTAAACTACGACTCACTTGGAAATTTTTATAAAACGCAAGGCATAGATCTTTTCGTGCTCCTATCAAAAGATAAGATGCCAGCACATAAAAGCGCGCCGAGTGATCAAATTCTAAGTGATTATTACATCGAAAATTTAAGCAGTGCAAATTTAAATATAGTTGGAATTTTGCGTGATATCGACCTTAAAAAGTATGAATTTTACGTCTATAAGACGCACTATTTTTGCGTTGTGCCGCTACTTGATGCTAGCAACACGCAGATAGGCTACTACGTCCTTCATGTAAATACCGACGAAAAAGAACGAAACATCTCGCAAAACTATCTTGAATCAGAAGAGCTTTTTTAA
- a CDS encoding cytochrome C produces MGEPHLCPKCKQRTIYFDGICYECREKEKLEFYQGLSKDEIKQKLKNVLAHIDEIGKYDEIYSDLVYIFYLHGICDEQIIEEVTKNSGYYPPEIYKKASIKIRDELIKRLSSEENIVKLNHILSALAWQGDEVVRELFFRLYGASKPWKTKLYADTDAYAQTAGWSFDSSGKRRSLVFDKCFTCEPSQSAEASVKFKAANDEKCKFCNGEMLEFTIKKESLKRLGLELKNDAVLQFCPTCIGFVQYFCQNDGKSVQTEVVGEGESEDYVRDAVATLDGQKFELASEVCAHYSYMIDSEILLGGYPQWQQDSEYLACPKCGKTMKYLAQIPFGALIDGEGTIYMQICDECEVVGANFQCT; encoded by the coding sequence ATGGGCGAGCCACATCTTTGTCCTAAGTGCAAGCAAAGGACGATTTACTTTGACGGGATTTGTTATGAGTGTAGGGAAAAAGAGAAGCTGGAGTTTTACCAAGGCTTAAGCAAAGACGAGATCAAACAAAAGCTAAAAAATGTCCTAGCGCATATAGACGAGATAGGCAAATACGATGAAATTTACAGCGATCTTGTCTATATTTTCTACCTACACGGCATTTGCGACGAGCAGATCATCGAAGAAGTGACAAAAAACAGCGGGTACTACCCACCTGAAATTTACAAAAAGGCTTCAATAAAGATCAGAGATGAGCTTATAAAGAGGCTTTCAAGCGAAGAAAATATAGTCAAGCTAAATCACATCCTATCAGCACTTGCATGGCAGGGCGATGAGGTGGTGAGAGAGCTATTTTTTAGGCTTTATGGTGCGTCAAAGCCTTGGAAGACGAAGCTTTATGCCGACACTGACGCATATGCTCAGACTGCTGGCTGGAGTTTTGATAGCAGTGGCAAGAGAAGAAGCCTAGTTTTTGATAAGTGCTTTACCTGCGAGCCAAGCCAAAGCGCAGAGGCAAGCGTTAAATTTAAAGCAGCAAATGATGAAAAATGTAAATTTTGTAACGGCGAGATGCTGGAATTTACAATCAAAAAAGAGAGCCTAAAGCGACTTGGGCTAGAGCTTAAAAATGACGCCGTGCTTCAATTTTGCCCGACATGCATTGGCTTTGTGCAGTACTTTTGTCAAAACGACGGAAAAAGCGTGCAAACGGAGGTAGTGGGCGAGGGTGAGAGCGAAGACTATGTAAGAGATGCTGTGGCAACGCTTGATGGGCAAAAATTTGAGCTCGCCAGCGAGGTTTGCGCTCACTACTCATATATGATAGATAGTGAAATTTTACTTGGCGGGTATCCGCAGTGGCAGCAAGACAGCGAGTATCTAGCCTGCCCAAAATGCGGTAAAACGATGAAATATCTAGCGCAAATTCCTTTTGGTGCCTTGATAGACGGCGAGGGCACTATTTATATGCAAATTTGTGATGAGTGCGAGGTTGTTGGAGCAAATTTTCAGTGCACGTAA